From a single Nicotiana tomentosiformis chromosome 2, ASM39032v3, whole genome shotgun sequence genomic region:
- the LOC104085953 gene encoding uncharacterized protein, with amino-acid sequence MAASSSINRWLRPEVYPLFVAVGVAFGICGFQLVRNICINPEVRVTKENRAAGVLDNFTEGEKYAEHALRKFVRNRAPEIMPSINGFFSDPK; translated from the exons ATGGCTGCCTCCTCCTCCATTAACCGATGGCTGAGGCCCGAG GTGTATCCACTATTTGTAGCGGTGGGAGTAGCTTTTGGGATTTGTGGGTTTCAATTGGTTCGCAACATCTGCATCAACCCTGAAGTCAG GGTGACCAAGGAGAACAGGGCAGCAGGAGTGCTGGATAACTTTACAGAAGGGGAGAAATATGCAGAGCATGCTCTTAGGAAGTTTGTTCGTAACAGGGCTCCAGAGATCATGCCATCTATCAATGGCTTCTTCAGTGACCCAAAGTGA
- the LOC104085954 gene encoding uncharacterized protein: MAENNHHHRHHRPHRLSLPPRTTISTTAATPTTTRTPYPLFNNYPPSTPTPTPSKHRIPSYFPTPKSSTKTSSLPFLFLFLFSLRSLYSLLPFLRSSPSSFSLFPFSFLVSLLSFLLTFSFSFFTSKHPFHHKNRHRLFFFSFTKSQYKLLLQKSLLLAIVFLLRFQALRYCGTAAMILAEVSGNIAARFISDGKRLDLFDKNQIRSSKVCGFIAMFIGLLLLSVSWDRIECFPLSSVNVTEMGFSILPRYSCIRIWPMLLPFVCGFLGSYERSFMNMGSLREMGRKQVRLVSLFFTTVMLFVPAVISMFVFEADGDSISISSLGWVLVNTVVFGVLLSENFTDERAVSSKDFQKEYLVTYVCTVVLELFYYPELSLWGLLICGLLLWISIRNLNPVDSNYIELGLEPSDWFTTSVMKPLRHILGERKSRKIALFLLINTAYMVVEFVAGFMSNSLGLISDACHMLFDCAALAIGLYASYISRLPANGQFNYGRGRFEILSGYTNAVFLVLVGALIVLESFERILDPQEVSTNSLLSVSIGGLLVNIVGLIFFHEEHHHAHGGSCSHSHSHAHSHSTGDSLQDHHLHHLHDHDHSHEHKTPHSHDHSHDHNTPHSHDHSHDHKTPHSHDHSHDHNHDHHSHDHSHDHKTPHSHDHSCDHNHGHHHHDDAHQHCHVGSSSSSSIKVHHGSVASLQGPDYSHGQDKGVTEKHKRQHRHIDHNMEGIFLHVLADTMGSVGVVISTLLIKYKGWLVADPACSIFISVLIISSVIPLLRNSAEILLQRVPRAHEHDLKEAVNDVMKIKGLSGIQKLHFWSFTNSDVIGTLHLLVSSESEKLSAKAQVSELLHDAGIKDLTMQVECHPE; this comes from the coding sequence ATGGCTGAAAACAACCACCACCACCGCCATCACCGGCCCCATCGTCTCTCGCTCCCACCACGCACCACCATTTCCACCACCGCCGCCACCCCTACTACCACAAGAACCCCCTACCCTCTTTTCAACAACTACCCACCTTCAACTCCAACTCCAACTCCATCCAAACACCGAATTCCCTCCTATTTCCCCACTCCCAAATCTTCAACAAAAACCTCATCTTTACCAtttctcttcctcttcctcttctctCTCCGCTCTCTTTACTCTCTCCTCCCTTTCCTCCGTTCTTCTCcttcctctttctctctcttccCTTTCTCTTTCCTCGTTTCCCTCCTCTCTTTTCTCCTCACTTTTTCTTTCTCCTTCTTCACTTCCAAACACCCTTTTCATCACAAAAATCGCCACCGGCTCTTTTTTTTCTCCTTCACCAAATCTCAATACAAGCTTCTACTGCAAAAATCCCTTCTTCTTGCTATAGTTTTTCTGCTCAGATTTCAAGCTCTGAGATACTGCGGCACTGCTGCAATGATTCTTGCTGAAGTTTCCGGAAATATAGCTGCCCGCTTCATTTCTGATGGAAAAAGACTCGATCTTTTTGACAAGAATCAGATTAGATCGTCTAAGGTTTGTGGGTTTATTGCTATGTTTATTGGGTTGTTGCTGTTATCTGTTAGTTGGGATAGAATTGAATGTTTTCCTTTGTCTTCTGTGAATGTAACTGAAATGGGGTTTTCGATTCTTCCGAGGTATAGTTGTATTAGGATTTGGCCAATGTTGCTTCCTTTTGTTTGTGGGTTTTTGGGGTCTTACGAGAGAAGCTTTATGAATATGGGTAGTTTAAGGGAAATGGGTAGGAAGCAGGTTAGATTGGTATCTTTGTTTTTTACAACTGTAATGCTGTTTGTACCTGCTGTTATAAGTATGTTTGTGTTTGAAGCAGACGGAGATAGTATCTCTATATCGAGTCTCGGTTGGGTTTTGGTGAACACAGTAGTGTTTGGTGTGCTTTTGAGTGAGAATTTTACTGATGAGAGGGCAGTTTCGTCTAAGGATTTTCAAAAGGAGTATCTTGTGACCTATGTATGTACTGTTGTATTGGAATTATTTTATTATCCTGAGCTTTCGCTTTGGGGATTGTTGATCTGTGGATTGTTGCTCTGGATTTCAATAAGGAATTTGAATCCTGTTGATAGTAATTATATTGAGTTGGGGTTGGAACCGTCGGATTGGTTTACAACTTCGGTTATGAAACCTCTCCGGCATATCTTGGGTGAGAGGAAGTCTCGTAAGATAGCGCTTTTCCTTTTGATCAATACGGCTTACATGGTTGTGGAATTTGTTGCTGGTTTTATGAGTAATAGCCTTGGGTTAATATCAGATGCTTGTCACATGCTGTTTGATTGTGCGGCTCTAGCTATTGGGTTATATGCTTCGTACATATCCCGGTTGCCAGCGAATGGTCAGTTTAACTACGGTCGTGGAAGATTTGAGATTCTTTCTGGGTATACAAATGCGGTTTTTCTTGTCCTCGTGGGAGCATTAATAGTGCTGGAATCATTTGAGAGGATATTAGACCCTCAGGAGGTTTCTACTAACAGCCTTTTGTCAGTGTCTATTGGTGGGCTGCTTGTTAATATTGTCGGTTTGATATTCTTTCACGAGGAACATCATCATGCCCATGGTGGATCATGTTCACACTCCCATTCACATGCTCATTCTCATTCCACAGGCGATAGTCTCCAAGATCACCATCTTCACCATTTACATGACCATGATCACTCCCATGAACATAAGACTCCTCATTCTCATGATCATTCCCATGACCATAACACTCCTCATTCTCATGATCATTCCCATGACCATAAGACTCCTCATTCTCATGATCACTCCCATGACCATAACCATGACCACCATTCTCATGATCATTCTCATGACCATAAGACTCCTCATTCTCATGATCATTCCTGTGACCATAACCATGGGCACCATCATCATGATGACGCTCACCAACATTGTCATGTTGGCAGCTCAAGTAGTTCTTCGATAAAGGTGCACCACGGCTCTGTTGCAAGTTTGCAAGGACCAGATTATTCTCATGGTCAAGACAAGGGTGTCACTGAGAAACATAAGCGGCAACATCGGCACATTGATCATAACATGGAAGGCATCTTTTTGCATGTTCTGGCTGACACCATGGGTAGTGTTGGGGTGGTAATTTCGACGCTCTTAATCAAGTACAAGGGATGGCTTGTTGCTGATCCCGCCTGCTCAATTTTTATCTCTGTTCTAATTATATCTTCAGTAATCCCATTGCTTAGGAATTCAGCAGAAATTTTACTGCAAAGAGTTCCAAGGGCTCATGAACATGATTTGAAGGAAGCTGTAAACGATGTCATGAAGATAAAAGGTTTATCTGGGATTCAGAAGCTTCATTTTTGGAGCTTCACTAACTCAGATGTTATTGGGACTCTTCATCTTCTCGTCTCAAGCGAGAGTGAGAAGTTATCTGCAAAGGCACAAGTATCTGAATTATTACATGATGCTGGGATCAAGGATTTGACAATGCAAGTAGAATGCCATCCAGAGTAG